The genomic window TTCGCCACATCGGCAGAAAAAGTTCGGCGAGCCCATAGGCGATGTTCCAGGTAATAAATTTGTTGTTTTTTCACAAAATCATGATCAGATCGGTAACCGCATGCTGGGCGAACGTACTGCTGCATTAGTGAGCTTTGAAATGTTAAAAGTGATGGCTGCTGCCGTTTTTTGCAGCCCTTTTTTACCCCTGATATATATGGGCGAGGAATGGGCGGAAACAAATCCTTTCCAGTTTTTTGTAAGTCACAGTGATCACGATCTGGTAGAAGCCGTTAGAGAAGGCAGAAAAGCGGAGTTTTCGGCTTTTCATGGAGATGAAGGGGTACCCGACCCACAGTCCGAATCAACTTTTCAGCATTCAAAACTGGATTGGCAAAAACTGCAAGTGCCGTTAAACCTTAAAATGTTGACTTATTACAAAACATTGATTGCACTCCGAAAGCAAAATGAGGTGCTTGCAGATTTAGATCGAAAAAACGTTAAGGCAGTGGCTTACCCAGAAAAAAAATGTTTAATGTTAAGCCGATGGAAGGGTACACAAAAAATACTGGTGCTATTTAACTTTTCAGATCAAAAGCAAAACCTTTCGACTGGCGAAACCATTCAAGATTGGGCCGTGTTGCTTAACTCTTCTTCATCGGTTTGGAATGGACCACACGAAGAAATAAACAGCTTACCTCCTGGTGAACAAATTACCCTATTTCCAGAATCAATTCTTATTCTTTCTAAAAAAGATGTATAAACCAAGCACCACTTACCGCATTCAGTTCCACAAAGATTTTAACCTGAAATCGCTTGATCGTATTATCCCATACCTAACCGAATTGGGAATAAGTACATTGTACGCATCGCCTATTTTTGAAGCCGTTCCGGGCAGTATGCACGGTTATGACGTGGTAAATCCATTAAAGATAAATCCTGAGATCGGTACCGAAGCCGAGTTGTTAAATGTGTCTGAAAAACTAAAAGCAGCAGGGATTGGATGGCTTCAGGATATTGTTCCCAACCACATGGCTTTCCATCCTCGTAATACCTGGTTAATGGATGTGCTTCAAAAGGGTTATGCCTCAGATTTTGCCCGTTTTTTTGATATCGACCTGGAAAAGGACGATGGACGCTTAATGGTTCCTTTTTTAGGTGAGGAGCTTGATGAAGCTATAAAGCAGGAGAAATTACAGCTAAAAAAAATTGAAGGTGAATATTTTCTGGTTTATGGCGAAACCAATTGGCCCGTTAATGCTGATACGCATAAAATGCTGGCTTTACTCGATTTTAGGAAAGTTAACAGCAATACAGCTGTTTTAAAACAGATTGTTAACGATCAGCATTACCGCTTGTGTAATTGGCAGGAAACAGATCATAAAATCAACTACCGAAGGTTTTTTACAGTCAATGGTCTTATCTGCCTAAATATGCAGCATCAGGAAACATTCGATCTTTATCACCGCTATATTTTCGAACTGATTGATAAAGGGGTTTTTCAGGGACTCAGAATCGACCATGTAGATGGGCTTTTTGATCCCAAAGGCTATTTACAGCGCCTCCGGAAGTCGGTTGGAAAGGAAGTTTATATTGTAGTGGAAAAAATTCTGGAACAGGGAGAGCAGATGCCACTGGACTGGAAGGTACAGGGAAACACCGGTTATGATTTTATGGCAATGGTAAACAATCTTTTTACCAATAGGCAGGCCGAGAAACCTTTTACCAGACTTTATAATCGGGTAACAGGAAAAAAACTCAATCCATCTCAACTGATCTATGAAAAGAAACAGAATATATTGTTTAAACACATGCAGGGTGAATTGGATAACCTGTTTGAAATGCTTTTGCCACTTAAACCGCCTGGTTTTTCTGCTATAGAAAATGCAGAACTAAAAATGGCCCTTGGCTGGCTCCTCATCCGTATGCCTGTATATCGGTATTACAATTATAGCTTCCCACTTTCAGAAACCGATGAAAAGAATATCAGCAGGCTGCTAATGCCCCTCATTGGTGATAAAAAACTGGGTAAAGCAGGAGAATTGTTAGCTGTCATATTTTTAGAAAAACCACGAAATGCAGATCCTGCATATAGACAAAAAGTCGGTCAGTTTTTTCAGCGCTGTATGCAGTTTACCGGTCCGCTAATGGCCAAAGGGGTCGAAGATACGCTGATGTTTACATACAACCGTTTTGTAGGCCATAGTGAAGTTGGAGATGCTCCGGATGCATTCGGGATACCACTTGATGGGTTTCATAATGAAATGCTGAATCGCCAACAGCACTGGCCACTCAGTATAAATGCAAGTTCTACCCACGATACCAAAAAAGGAGAGGACGTAAGGGCCAGATTGAATGTACTTAGCGATCTTCCTGAAGAGTGGAGCCTGCTGGTTGAACAGCTTAAGCGTATTTTTAACAGTTTGCAGCATAAGGTGCCAGCCTATAAACAGTTACACGACAATGATGTTTATCTACTCCTGCAGACCATTATCGGGGCCTTGCCTTTTCTTGAAGATGATGAGCATGATATTGATAACCGTTTAGCACAGTTTATTGTAAAAGCGCTGCGGGAGTCCAAAAAACGGTCAGACTGGGCAAATCCGGATGAGGTTTACGAGCATAAACTGAATAAGTTTTCGCGGGTTATTTTAAATGAAAGGCTGGAGAGCGGAAAATTGATCAAAGACTTTTTGAAGCGGATTTCAGATTTTGCAATAATCAATAGTTTAGCGCAGCTTACTTTAAAATTTACCTGCCCTGGTGTTCCGGATGTCTACCAGGGAACCGAATTATGGGATTTAAGCCTGGTTGATCCTGATAACAGAAGACCTGTTGATTATAACAGCAGATCCAAAATGATGGAGGATCTAGAAACACCTGCTGACTATAAAAAACTTTGGGAAGACAGGTTTTCTGGAAAGTTGAAAATGTGGTTAACCAAAACTTTGCTTTTGATCAGAAAATCCGAAGCTGATGTTTTTGAACTTGGCACCTATATACCCTTAACGGTTGAAGGTAAGTATAGTAACCATATCTGTGCTTTTGCAAGGAGGTATAAACACCGCTGGATAATAACGGTTGTTCCCCTGGGTTTTGCCAAGTGCTGTAAGATCCAGCATGTACCAGTTAGCGATTTCGATTGGGAAGATACTACAGTTATTTTACCGCATGAGGCGCCCTTAACATGGGAAAATCTACTTACTGGAAAAAAAGGGGCTAAAGATCCACTACTGAGGGGTATACGCATCGGCCAGTTGTTCAACAAAGTTCAATTGGCGGTGATCAGGTTAACCCCTAAAAAAAATAAACGTTCTGCCGGGGTGCTGATGCACGTTAGTTCCTTACCATCCAGTTTTGGTATCGGCGATCTGGGCCCCAGTGCCTATAAATTTGTAGATTTTCTTTACGCTTCGCGGCAAAGCTATTGGCAGATTCTGCCCCTCAATCCGGTAAAAAAGGAGAATGGGT from Flavobacterium sp. W4I14 includes these protein-coding regions:
- a CDS encoding malto-oligosyltrehalose synthase/4-alpha-glucanotransferase (product_source=TIGR02401/TIGR00217; cath_funfam=3.20.20.80,3.30.1590.10; cog=COG1640,COG3280; pfam=PF00128,PF02446; superfamily=51445; tigrfam=TIGR00217,TIGR02401); the encoded protein is MYKPSTTYRIQFHKDFNLKSLDRIIPYLTELGISTLYASPIFEAVPGSMHGYDVVNPLKINPEIGTEAELLNVSEKLKAAGIGWLQDIVPNHMAFHPRNTWLMDVLQKGYASDFARFFDIDLEKDDGRLMVPFLGEELDEAIKQEKLQLKKIEGEYFLVYGETNWPVNADTHKMLALLDFRKVNSNTAVLKQIVNDQHYRLCNWQETDHKINYRRFFTVNGLICLNMQHQETFDLYHRYIFELIDKGVFQGLRIDHVDGLFDPKGYLQRLRKSVGKEVYIVVEKILEQGEQMPLDWKVQGNTGYDFMAMVNNLFTNRQAEKPFTRLYNRVTGKKLNPSQLIYEKKQNILFKHMQGELDNLFEMLLPLKPPGFSAIENAELKMALGWLLIRMPVYRYYNYSFPLSETDEKNISRLLMPLIGDKKLGKAGELLAVIFLEKPRNADPAYRQKVGQFFQRCMQFTGPLMAKGVEDTLMFTYNRFVGHSEVGDAPDAFGIPLDGFHNEMLNRQQHWPLSINASSTHDTKKGEDVRARLNVLSDLPEEWSLLVEQLKRIFNSLQHKVPAYKQLHDNDVYLLLQTIIGALPFLEDDEHDIDNRLAQFIVKALRESKKRSDWANPDEVYEHKLNKFSRVILNERLESGKLIKDFLKRISDFAIINSLAQLTLKFTCPGVPDVYQGTELWDLSLVDPDNRRPVDYNSRSKMMEDLETPADYKKLWEDRFSGKLKMWLTKTLLLIRKSEADVFELGTYIPLTVEGKYSNHICAFARRYKHRWIITVVPLGFAKCCKIQHVPVSDFDWEDTTVILPHEAPLTWENLLTGKKGAKDPLLRGIRIGQLFNKVQLAVIRLTPKKNKRSAGVLMHVSSLPSSFGIGDLGPSAYKFVDFLYASRQSYWQILPLNPVKKENGYSPYSSSSAMAGNTMLISPEALFEDGLLSKSDLDAFLLPITAQVDFEKTAEMKQRILDKAYQRFKSIGNKKLIASYNSFCKAEERWLNDFSIYTHLKQYYKNSEWFNWPEKFKSKNKKAIVEYEKNYLAEIEEIKWNQFIFYRQWYKLKAYANKKGIRLIGDLPFYLDYDSVEVWAEPQNFLLDKNGNRTVVAAVPPDYFNEKGQLWGMPIYNWERMEHEGFKWWKNRLKKSRKVYDLVRLDHFRAFASYWQVAADLEDAVNGTWQPGPGAQFFKSMKGKFGELPFIAEDLGEITEDVLHLRKQFGLRGMKVIQFAFGEDLAASPHIPHNFDSVNFIVYTGTHDNNTTLGWFKK